One segment of Erigeron canadensis isolate Cc75 chromosome 2, C_canadensis_v1, whole genome shotgun sequence DNA contains the following:
- the LOC122586465 gene encoding uncharacterized ATP-dependent helicase YprA, which produces MSEIEMDTEIQVRTLTGESINVSISQNNSIHQLKLLLKQTFPPATSSPNFHLFLTGRKLSLQSTITSISISDGDFIVLVPFTRKDKQQAVETSVNEKDFGKNDECSTSKFADSAWSDMMEDLTALQERQVDGDEKQPDVEFRRTELNVQKEGDKGLFDEGMNELLNVLEKCDGDELGEERCAKFLQVLELVNCLSDSKTSECMLRKANTGSSGISFGVESSCLCICPSWLKVLLKGFYFVNIYSTFLQVQQGKATLLSLEGGLNQLQKFGFGFECADLASLSLLCPKIIQLIDQEMKGRRSNNAIVILKSKSDQRCPHKGKKKMFTARVVSAMRKREGAFKADLCATVTSFMEQKGNMIIKSCSLRDLLLRINEGNHKETRLDAKRTRRSLSEPLDSFSLEGQCNEANSLLPTEMVGHLRAGLGSQGQMVHVEEIKGRIANFVEIPGYLSERMQSALKSSGVLKLYSHQAESIEASLAGKSVVISTMTSSGKSLCYNLPVLEVLSQDLSACALYLFPTKALAQDQLRALLSMTEGFGVGLDIGIYDGDTSQEDRLRLRDNSRLLITNPDMLHMSILPYHNQFTRFLSNLRYVVVDEAHTYKGAFGCHAALIIRRLRRLCAHVYGSDPSFIFCTATSGNPREHAMELASLPTMELIHKDGSPSGPKLFVLWNPPLLMKTVNKRTRSRTNTDKFDREVVVGRSSPILEVSYLFAEIIQHGLRCIAFCKTRKLAELVLSYTREILQKTAPNLVNSVFAYRAGYTAQDRRRIESEFFGGKICGVAATNALELGIDVGHIDVTLHLGFPGTIASLWQQAGRSGRREQLSLAIYVAFEGPLDQYFMKYPNKLFRGPIECCHVDAKNLQVLEQHLVCASLEHPLSVAHDEKYFGHALKSAIMSLKSKGYVTTDPSRDPSAQSWKYIGHEKMPSHAVSIRAIEAERYRIIDMKNDKVLEEVEESKAFFQVYDGAVYMHQGKTYLVKNLDISTKVALCLEADLKYYTKTRDYTDVEVVGGHIAYPAKICNIQKSRISAQSNPCKVTTTWFGFRRIWRRSNQVFDTVDLSLPSYTYESQAVWIRVPQSLKTAVETENYSFRGGLHAAGHALLHIVPLYIICNSSDLAAECVNPHDTRYMPERILLYDSHPGGTGISAQVQPIFTELLTAALELITSCCCSVDTGCPNCVQNLSCHEYNEVLHKDAAIMIIKGVLELQKLSFTGTSSSS; this is translated from the exons ATGAGCGAAATAGAAATGGATACAGAAATTCAAGTCAGAACCTTAACCGGTGAATCAATTAACGTCTCAATTTCACAAAATAACTCAATTCATCAACTTAAACTTCTTCTCAAACAGACTTTCCCTCCCGCCACTTCTTCCCCTAATTTCCATCTTTTCCTCACG GGTAGAAAACTAAGTTTGCAGAGTACGATAACTAGTATATCAATTTCCGATGGGGATTTTATCGTTCTTGTTCCGTTTACAAGAAAGGACAAGCAGCAAGCCGTGGAGACGAGTGTTAATGAGAAAGATTTTGGGAAAAATGATGAGTGTTCGACCTCGAAGTTTGCTGATTCGGCATGGTCTGATATGATGGAAGATTTGACTGCGTTGCAGGAACGACAGGTTGATGGGGATGAGAAGCAGCCGGATGTTGAGTTTCGGAGAACGGAGTTAAATGTTCAGAAAGAAGGTGATAAgggtttgtttgatgagggAATGAACGAGCTTTTGAATGTATTGGAAAAATGTGATGGCGATGAGTTGGGCGAAGAGAGATGTGCGAAGTTTTTACAGGTTTTGGAGTTGGTTAATTGTTTATCAGATTCAAAAACATCGGAGTGTATGTTGAGGAAAGCAAATACAGGAAGTAGTGGAATCAGTTTTGGTGTTGAAAGTAGTTGTTTATGCATTTGTCCTTCGTGGTTGAAGGTTCTTTTGAAGGGGTTCTATTTTGTGAACATTTACTCTACTTTTCTACAAGTTCAGCAAGGAAAAGCCACCTTGCTTAGTTTGGAGGGAGGACTGAACCAGCTACAGAAGTTTGGATTTGGATTTGAATGTGCTGATCTTGCGAGTCTTTCGTTGCTCTGCCCTAAG ATTATACAATTGATTGACCAAGAGATGAAGGGCAGAAGGTCAAACAATGCGATTGTCATCCTTAAGTCAAAATCAGATCAGAGATGCCCACATAAAG GCAAGAAGAAAATGTTTACCGCAAGAGTAGTAAGTGCAATGAGAAAAAGAGAGGGTGCCTTCAAAGCAGATTTATGTGCAACTGTTACATCTTTTATG GAACAAAAGGGCAACATGATAATCAAGTCATGCTCCTTGAGAGATCTTTTACTACGTATAAACGAGGGAAATCATAAGGAAACTAGATTAGATGCTAAGCGAACAAGGAGAAGCTTGTCTGAACCCTTAGATTCCTTTTCACTTGAAGGACAATGTAAT GAGGCAAATTCTTTGCTACCTACAGAAATGGTCGGGCATCTGAGAGCAGGCCTTGGTTCGCAAGGACAG ATGGTTCATGTGGAAGAGATTAAGGGCAGAATAGCTAACTTTGTGGAGATTCCTGGTTATCTATCTGAAAGGATGCAATCTGCGCTTAAATCTTCTGGGGTCTTAAAGCTGTATAGCCACCAG GCAGAGTCCATTGAGGCTTCCCTTGCTGGAAAGAGTGTTGTTATTTCAACTATGACATCTAGTGGAAAGTCTCTTTGTTACAATCTACCAGTTCTGGAAGTATTGTCTCAAGATCTCTCAGCTTGTGCTCTTTACCTCTTTCCAACAAAG GCTTTGGCACAAGATCAACTAAGGGCATTGTTATCGATGACTGAAGGTTTTGGTGTAGGCTTAGACATTGGAATATATGATGGAGATACTTCTCAGGAAGATAGATTACGGTTGCGTGATAATTCTAGACTG TTAATCACAAATCCAGATATGCTTCACATGTCAATATTACCGTATCATAACCAGTTTACGCGATTCCTATCAAACCTCAG GTATGTGGTAGTTGATGAAGCTCATACGTATAAGGGAGCTTTTGGATGTCATGCTGCTCTTATTATACGGAGGCTTCGGCGGCTCTGTGCTCATG TTTATGGGAGTGATCCGTCATTTATATTTTGCACTGCAACTTCTGGCAATCCCCGTGAACATGCAATG GAGCTTGCAAGTTTGCCAACAATGGAGCTAATTCACAAGGATGGCAGTCCATCTGGGCCCAAACTGTTTGTCCTCTGGAATCCTCCTTTACTCATGAAAACT GTTAACAAGAGAACCAGAAGTCGAACAAATACTGACAAGTTTGATAGGGAAGTTGTCGTTGGCCGCTCAAG tCCAATATTGGAAGTTTCTTATCTCTTTGCTGAAATTATTCAGCATGGACTTCGTTGCATTGCATTCTGCAAAACACGAAAACTGGCAGAGCTTGTATTAAGCTATAC GCGTGAAATTCTTCAGAAGACGGCACCCAATCTTGTAAATTCTGTGTTTGCTTATCGGGCTGGCTATACTGCTCAG GATCGGAGAAGAATTGAGAGTGAGTTTTTTGGTGGAAAAATTTGTGGTGTAGCTGCCACAAATGCTCTTGAATTGGGGATTGATGTTGGGCATATAGATGTCACCCTGCATCTAGGGTTTCCTGGTACTATAGCTAG CTTGTGGCAGCAAGCTGGGAGGTCTGGAAGAAGGGAACAGCTATCACTTGCTATATATGTTGCGTTTGAAGGACCTCTTGACCAGTACTTTATGAAATATCCTAACAAACTCTTCAGAGGCCCAATTGAATGTTGTCATGTGGATGCTAAAAACCTGCAGGTGCTTGAACAACACTTAGTTTGTGCATCTCTTGAACACCCACTAAGTGTGGCGCATGACGAGAAGTACTTTGGCCATGCCCTTAAAAGTGCCATAATGTCACTTAAAAGTAAAGGATATGTTACTACCGATCCGTCTAGAGATCCAAGTGCTCAAAGTTGGAAATACATCGGGCATGAG AAAATGCCTTCTCATGCTGTTAGCATACGTGCAATAGAAGCAGAGAGATACAGAATAATTGACATGAAAAATGACAAAGTTcttgaagaagttgaagaaagCAAAGCCTTTTTTCAG GTGTATGATGGTGCTGTTTATATGCATCAGGGGAAAACATACCTAGTCAAGAATTTAGATATATCTACTAAAGTTGCCTTATGTTTGGAAGCTGACTTGAAGTATTACACCAAGACCCGTGATTACACAGATGTTGAAGTTGTAGGTGGTCACATT GCCTACCCTGCAAAGATTTGTAACATTCAGAAATCAAGAATAAGTGCCCAATCCAACCCGTGTAAAGTGACCACTACCTGGTTTGGTTTTAGACGTATATGGAGAAGAAGTAACCAAGTATTTGATACAGTTGACCTGTCACTTCCTAGTTATACATACGAGTCACAG GCTGTTTGGATTCGAGTACCACAATCACTAAAAACAGCTGTGGAAACAGAAAATTATTCCTTTCGTGGAGGGTTGCATGCTGCCGGTCATGCACTTCTGCATATTGTGCCTCT ATATATTATTTGCAACTCATCTGATTTGGCTGCAGAGTGTGTTAATCCTCATGACACTCGTTATATGCCTGAAAGAATTCTACTTTATGATTCTCATCCTGGCGGAACAGGGATTTCAGCACAG GTTCAACCTATTTTCACTGAGCTTTTAACTGCTGCATTGGAACTTATTACTTCTTGCTGCTGTTCTGTGGACACTGGTTGTCCCAATTGTGTTCAA AATCTTTCTTGTCACGAATACAATGAAGTTTTGCACAAAGATGCAGCGATCATGATCATTAAG GGAGTATTAGAACTGCAGAAATTAAGTTTCACGGGTACTTCGAGTTCTTCATAA
- the LOC122588275 gene encoding cytosolic sulfotransferase 5-like, producing MSTYLVPDQNTCYHPEFTTTENNQNQTTDQQQQDAATYKKLHENLVKTLPKNKGWRSETIFLYKEFWLSSEVLKGLLLINNYFTPKPTDIFLAAFMKCGTTWLKALMFSIVNRHRYKVMSDHPLLGTGPQSAFPFLDTHIYLDHPVTNFDHLPSPRLFATHYAHDLLPTSIITSHNIANPCKIVYVCRDPKDAFISKWHFMCKLRSKELPPLSFNEAYELFCKGVSEYGPFWEHVLGYWKASQASPDKVLFFKYEDMKREPVNEVKKLAAFMGVPFTATEEENGVVEEIVKLCSFENLSRLEVNKSGGGGQRFTEKMVVENQSFFRKGKVGDWENYLTEEMKDRIDSITQNKFKDLGLLALFQ from the coding sequence ATGTCGACATACCTTGTTCCCGACCAAAATACTTGCTACCACCCCGAATTTACCACTACCGAaaataaccaaaaccaaacaacagatcaacaacaacaagatGCAGCTACTTACAAAAAACTTCATGAAAACCTTGTTAAAACTCTCCCCAAAAACAAAGGTTGGAGAAGCGAAACCATTTTTCTCTATAAAGAATTCTGGTTAAGCTCCGAGGTCCTCAAAGGCTTGTTATTAATCAACAACTACTTCACTCCAAAACCGACCGATATCTTTCTTGCTGCTTTCATGAAATGTGGTACCACTTGGCTCAAAGCTCTCATGTTTTCCATCGTTAACCGCCATCGTTACAAAGTCATGTCTGACCACCCTCTCCTCGGAACCGGGCCTCAAAGTGCTTTTCCTTTCCTTGACACCCATATTTACCTCGACCACCCTGTCACAAACTTTGATCACCTCCCTAGTCCTAGACTTTTCGCCACGCACTACGCTCATGATCTATTACCTACGTCAATAATCACATCCCATAATATTGCAAATCCTTGCAAGATTGTGTACGTGTGTAGAGATCCAAAAGACGcctttatttcaaaatggcatTTCATGTGTAAACTTAGGTCAAAAGAATTGCCACCATTGTCTTTTAATGAAGCTTATGAGCTCTTTTGCAAGGGGGTTTCAGAGTATGGACCGTTTTGGGAGCATGTTTTAGGATACTGGAAAGCAAGCCAAGCTTCACCCGAcaaagttttgtttttcaagTATGAAGATATGAAAAGAGAACCGGTAAATGAGGTGAAGAAGTTGGCGGCCTTCATGGGAGTTCCTTTTACGGCGACGGAAGAGGAAAATGGAGTGGTGGAAGAGATTGTGAAGTTGTGTAGTTTTGAGAATTTGAGTAGATTGGAGGTGAATAAGAGTGGCGGTGGTGGACAGAGATTTACGGAGAAGATGGTGGTGGAGAACCAGAGTTTTTTTAGGAAAGGGAAGGTCGGAGATTGGGAGAATTACTTGACGGAAGAGATGAAAGACCGGATTGATTCCATCACCCAAAACAAATTCAAGGATTTAGGTCTACTAGCATTATTTCAATAA